A region from the Aegilops tauschii subsp. strangulata cultivar AL8/78 chromosome 5, Aet v6.0, whole genome shotgun sequence genome encodes:
- the LOC109744066 gene encoding small ribosomal subunit protein uS12: MGKTRGMGAGRKLKTHRRNQRWADKAYKKSHLGNEWKKPFAGSSHAKGIVLEKIGIEAKQPNSAIRKCARVQLVKNGKKIAAFVPNDGCLNFIEENDEVLIAGFGRKGHAVGDIPGVRFKVVKVSGVSLLALFKEKKEKPRS; the protein is encoded by the exons ATGGG TAAGACACGTGGTATGGGAGCTGGGCGCAAGCTCAAGACCCACAGGAGGAACCAGCGGTGGGCTGACAAAGCCTACAAGAAGAGCCATCTGGGGAACGAGTGGAAGAAACCCTTTGCTGGTTCATCCCACGCAAAGGGGATTGTCCTTGAAAAGAT TGGCATTGAAGCCAAGCAGCCCAACTCTGCTATCCGTAAGTGCGCTCGTGTCCAGCTGGTGAAGAACGGAAAGAAGATTGCCGCCTTTGTGCCAAACGATGGTTGCCTGAACTTCATCGAAGAGAAT GACGAGGTGCTCATCGCTGGGTTCGGTCGGAAGGGGCATGCTGTGGGAGACATCCCTGGTGTCCGGTTCAAGGTGGTGAAGGTGTCGGGCGTGTCCCTCCTTGCACtcttcaaggagaagaaggagaagcccAGATCCTAA